The stretch of DNA ATTAAAAGAATTACACAAAGAAATTCTTAAAATGGGAGTTTTAACGCAGGAATCAATCTTTAAATCAATCGAAGCACTGAAAGACCGAAATAGGGCTCAAGCGCAAGAAGTAATAGATGCTGATAATAACATTGATGAGTTGGAGTTATCAATTGATGAGAGGTGCATTGATTTAATCGCGCGTTACCAGCCTATGGCAGGGGATTTGCGTTTTATTACAACGGGAATGAAGATAAACGCGGAATTGGAACGTATCGCGGATATTGCAGTTGACATTTCAGAGAGGGTATTGGAGTTAGTGGATAAACCATTATTAAAGCCTCTTATTGATATACCTAAATTATCTGCCATCGCTCAAAGAATGGTTAATGATGCCATTAATGCTTTTGTCAATAAGGATGTTGCGTTGGCAAGAAAAGTTGTTTTATCAGATTCCGAGGCGGATAAATTGCGCGATTTGGTACAGAGTGAGCTGGTGAATGATTACATGGCCCGCGATGCCTCAACCGCTGACCGTGCAGTATCTTTATTGCTTATCGCCCGGTACTTAGAGCGTATCTGCGACCATACGACAAATATAGCGGAAGATGTGATCTATATGGTAGAAGCAAAAGTTGTGAAGCACCATCCTGAAGAGTTGGAATAGATTTGCAAGAAAATAATTATTGACAGGGAAACTAAACAAATATAGAATAAGTCACATTCAATAAAGTTTGCTTAAGTATGAGACAAAGACGTCCATATGAAATTCTTAGAGGACGTCTATTTTTTTTCTTATGTGTGCCTAAAAATTAGGCACGCTTAGCCTAAAAGATATTCAAAAGCGCGTAAATAATAGCGGAGAATAATCGCATGAAAGTATTAAATAAGGAAGTTTTAACGGAAAATCAGGGGGTTCGTGTAGTAAAGCTCATAATACTGGCCCCGGATATCGCCCGCAAAGCCAAAGCAGGGCAATTTGTTGTTTTGATGGTCAAAGAAGAAGGGGAAAGGATCCCTCTAACTATTGTTAATACTGACATCGTTAAAGGCACAATTACAATTATCGCTCAAGAAGCAGGTTTTACTACAAAACTTTTAGCAAGAGCTGCTGAGGGCGAATCATTATATTCAATAGTCGGGCCATTAGGGCATCCAACTGAGATTAAGAAATATGGCAAGGTTATATTAGTAGGGGGCGGAGTTGGTATTGCCGAAATTTATCCTGTAGCCAAGGCAATGAAGCAAGCAGGGAATTTTGTTACAGCTATTATAGGATCTCGTTCAAAAGAACTATTGATTCTTGAGAGAGAGTTAAAAGAAGCGTGCGATGAATTGATTGTTATGACAGACGATGGCTCCTATGGCCGTAAAGGATTTGTAACCGAAGCACTCAAAGAATTACTGGAAAAATCAAAACAAGATTTGGTTTATGCTGTTGGCCCCATTCCTATGATGAAAGCAGTTTCCATGGTAACAAAGCCTTTTGGCGTACATACTTTAGTTTCCTTGAATGCACTTATGGTTGATGGGACCGGTATGTGCGGCTGCTGCAGGGTAAGCGTAGGAGGAAAAGTTAAGTTTAGCTGTGTTGATGGCCCTGAATTTGAGGCAAGTGAAGTTGATTGGCAGGAACTCCAGAAGCGTAATAGTGTTTATAACGAAAAAGAAAAACATATTTGCCAACTTAAAAAGTTATAACGGATAAATTATGAAAAAGCAACCGGTAAGCGTTAAGGAACAAGATAGCGCAATAAGAGCGAAGAGTTTTGAAGAAGTAGTCTTAGGTTTTTCAGAAGAGAATGCCCTTGAAGAGGCAAGCCGCTGTATTCAATGTAAAGAGCCGAAGTGTATTTCAGGCTGCCCTGTTGGTATTAATATCAAGGGATTTATAAAAAAGATAACTGAAAAAGATTATGATGGGGCATATTTTACTATTAGAGAGAAAAATAATTTTCCTTCTATCTGCGGAAGGGTCTGTCCTGCTGAATATCAGTGCCGCAGGGTGTGCGTATTTACAAAAAAAGGCGAACCCTTTGCTTCTAAGGAAGCGATAAATATCCATTTTCTTGAAAGATTCGTTGGAGACCATGGAGCAAAAAAATCTCTCCAGGTAAAAGCAGATAATGACGCTAAGTTATCAAAAATGAAAGTTGCTGTTGTAGGCTCCGGCCCGGCAGGTTTATGTTGTGCAGGAGAGCTTGCAAGGCGCGGCATAAAGGTAGTTATTTTTGAAGGCCTGCATAAAACAGGCGGAGTTTTGCGTTATGGCATCCCGCCTTTCAGGCTTCCAAGAAACATTCTTGATTCCGAAATCAATTCATTAAAAAAACTTGGTGTTGAGATAAATACTAATTATATAGTTGGAAAAGCAAAAACAATTGATGAGCTGTTTAAAGAAGGCTATTCTGCGATTTTCTTAGGCCTTGGTGCAGGTATCCCATCTTTTATGGGAATTCCGGGGGAGAATTTGTGTAATATTTATTCTGCTAATGAATTCTTAACCAGAGTCAATCTTATGTCAGCGGAGAAATTCCCAGAGTATCATACGCCGGTTACAATCGGTAAGCATATAGTTGTTATCGGAGGAGGAAATACGGCGATGGATGCTGCCCGTGTCGCTATAAGATTGCAAAATATGAATGGGATTAAGCCTGATACTACAATCGTGTATAGGCGGACTGAAGTGGAGATGCCGGCACGCAGGCTTGAAATTGAGCATGCAAAAGAAGAGGGTGTTAAATTTGATCTTTTGGTCAAACCGGAAGAATTTGTTGGAGATGAAAAAGGTTTTGTCAAAAAAATGCGCGCATCAAGATGCAAACTTGGAGAGCCGGATGCCAGCGGTAGGCGCAGGCCGGAAGTTATTCCAAATAGTTCTTTTGAAGTTGATTGCGATGAAGCGGTGGTGGCAATAGGATTAGGCGCAAACAAAATACTTACTAGTGTTACTCCGGAGTTAACTACGGATAAGTACGGCGATGTAACGGTTAATCCAGAGACCATGGCAACTTCTATTAAGGGAGTTTTTGCCGGAGGAGATATTGTTGGAGGGGAGGGAACAGTAATTGAGGCGATGGGGATGGCTAAGAGAGCGTCAGTCGCTATTGTTGATTATTTATTAAAATTGTAAAAAATAACTTACAGGAGGAACAAAGATGAAGAAAGTTAGCGGGATAATGGAAGAGGTGATTAGCAAAAATCCGGGACAGCCGGAGTTTCATCAGGCAGTAAGCGAAGTTGTAGAGTCAATCGGACCTTTTATTGATAAAAATCCAAAGTATAAAGAAGCAAAGATTCTTGAAAGAATGGTGGAGCCGGAGAGGCTTGTAATGTTTCGCGTTCCATGGCTTGATGATAAAGGCGAGATCCAGATTAATAGAGGTTATCGCATAGAGATGAATAGCGCTATTGGCCCATATAAAGGCGGTATTAGATTTCATCCGAGCGTGAATTTAAGTATTTTAAAGTTTCTTGCTTTTGAGCAGGTTTTTAAAAATAGTTTGACGACACTTCCAATGGGTGGTGGCAAGGGCGGATCAGATTTTGACCCAAAGGGAAAGTCTGATAATGAAGTAATGAAATTTTGCCAGAGTTTTATGAGTGAGCTTTT from Candidatus Omnitrophota bacterium encodes:
- the phoU gene encoding phosphate signaling complex protein PhoU, translated to MQRHIDEELKELHKEILKMGVLTQESIFKSIEALKDRNRAQAQEVIDADNNIDELELSIDERCIDLIARYQPMAGDLRFITTGMKINAELERIADIAVDISERVLELVDKPLLKPLIDIPKLSAIAQRMVNDAINAFVNKDVALARKVVLSDSEADKLRDLVQSELVNDYMARDASTADRAVSLLLIARYLERICDHTTNIAEDVIYMVEAKVVKHHPEELE
- a CDS encoding sulfide/dihydroorotate dehydrogenase-like FAD/NAD-binding protein produces the protein MKVLNKEVLTENQGVRVVKLIILAPDIARKAKAGQFVVLMVKEEGERIPLTIVNTDIVKGTITIIAQEAGFTTKLLARAAEGESLYSIVGPLGHPTEIKKYGKVILVGGGVGIAEIYPVAKAMKQAGNFVTAIIGSRSKELLILERELKEACDELIVMTDDGSYGRKGFVTEALKELLEKSKQDLVYAVGPIPMMKAVSMVTKPFGVHTLVSLNALMVDGTGMCGCCRVSVGGKVKFSCVDGPEFEASEVDWQELQKRNSVYNEKEKHICQLKKL
- the gltA gene encoding NADPH-dependent glutamate synthase, whose translation is MKKQPVSVKEQDSAIRAKSFEEVVLGFSEENALEEASRCIQCKEPKCISGCPVGINIKGFIKKITEKDYDGAYFTIREKNNFPSICGRVCPAEYQCRRVCVFTKKGEPFASKEAINIHFLERFVGDHGAKKSLQVKADNDAKLSKMKVAVVGSGPAGLCCAGELARRGIKVVIFEGLHKTGGVLRYGIPPFRLPRNILDSEINSLKKLGVEINTNYIVGKAKTIDELFKEGYSAIFLGLGAGIPSFMGIPGENLCNIYSANEFLTRVNLMSAEKFPEYHTPVTIGKHIVVIGGGNTAMDAARVAIRLQNMNGIKPDTTIVYRRTEVEMPARRLEIEHAKEEGVKFDLLVKPEEFVGDEKGFVKKMRASRCKLGEPDASGRRRPEVIPNSSFEVDCDEAVVAIGLGANKILTSVTPELTTDKYGDVTVNPETMATSIKGVFAGGDIVGGEGTVIEAMGMAKRASVAIVDYLLKL